The proteins below come from a single uncultured Carboxylicivirga sp. genomic window:
- a CDS encoding universal stress protein, with the protein MKKKIIEFIQTTENIEEATKALVKLGNKLDKDLELILVSDPSMVSIPTGMNPVPSMEEANQFYQYLETQENKAKEVIDNLKALTRDVFINLKVQTGTLDHLVEQKSKEQDTYMIVLADDNYRQDISLITFFDKFSQVAECPILRLPGDYHYQPFTKILYASNFLEVDIPKLQKLTSIAEVFNAKVTLLHIATADEIEKFDTINVGKEILDKVNYNKLVVRTIKASDITDGINNYATQNGYDLVAVLREKKDFFENLFNKSQAIEISSKSDKPVLMFYE; encoded by the coding sequence ATGAAAAAGAAGATAATAGAGTTTATTCAAACTACCGAAAACATCGAAGAAGCAACCAAAGCCTTGGTTAAGTTAGGTAACAAATTAGACAAAGATCTGGAGCTTATATTAGTGTCAGATCCGAGTATGGTGAGCATTCCCACCGGAATGAACCCGGTTCCCAGCATGGAGGAAGCCAACCAATTTTATCAATACCTGGAGACACAGGAAAATAAAGCCAAAGAGGTTATAGATAACTTAAAAGCTTTAACGCGCGATGTTTTTATCAATTTAAAAGTACAAACCGGAACACTTGACCATTTGGTTGAGCAAAAATCGAAAGAGCAAGATACTTATATGATTGTTCTGGCCGATGATAATTATCGACAGGATATTTCGTTAATTACCTTTTTTGATAAGTTTTCGCAGGTAGCAGAATGTCCTATTTTAAGGTTGCCAGGCGACTATCATTATCAACCTTTTACGAAAATACTTTATGCATCCAACTTCCTGGAAGTTGATATACCTAAATTGCAGAAATTAACTTCCATTGCAGAGGTATTTAATGCAAAGGTAACCCTGCTTCATATTGCCACAGCCGACGAAATCGAAAAATTTGACACCATTAATGTCGGCAAAGAAATTCTTGATAAAGTAAACTACAACAAGTTGGTGGTAAGAACCATTAAAGCATCAGATATTACAGATGGTATAAATAATTATGCCACCCAAAATGGCTACGATCTGGTGGCTGTGCTTCGCGAAAAGAAAGATTTTTTCGAGAACCTGTTTAATAAAAGTCAGGCCATTGAAATATCAAGTAAGTCAGACAAGCCTGTTCTGATGTTTTACGAATAA